GCCCGCGAAACCAGAGCTCACCGCCTCAGCCTCGGTGCGGATCAACACGAACTCCACCGGAACATCGCCCCGTCCGATCGAGTCGAGCACCAGCCGTACTCGATCGCCCGCCTCCTGCCAATTCGGGCAATCCTCGATATGCAGCACCTGGATCTTCACACGCCCATTCTCCCGCGCAACTCGCGGCGGCTGGCCACCCCGCACCTTCTTGATCAACACGCCCTAGCGCTGGTCGGTGGGGGCGGCGCCGGCGGGGGCCGCGTCGTCGATGGCGGCGCGGACGAAGCCGTGCGCGTCCGCGAGTCGTTCGCGGGCGGCGGCGGCGCCGATTCCGCAGAGGACCGCCACGATGGCGGTCTTCGCGTGGCCGTCGGCGTCGGCCAGTGCGCTCTCGGCGCGTGAGCGGTCGCATCCGGTGGCGGCCTGCACGATGCGGACTGCGCGGTCGACGAGCTTCTCGTTGGTCGGGCGGACATCGACCATGAGATTGCCGTAGACCTTGCCGAGGCGCACCATCGTCGCCGTGGAGATCATGTTCAGCACCAGCTTCTGACTCGTGCCCGCCTTCAGCCGAGTGGAACCGGTGAGCACTTCGGGACCGTTGTCGATCTCGATCGCGACGTCGGCATGCTCGCTGATCTCGGCATTCGGGTTGGCGGCAAGGGCCACCGTCGCCGCGCCGATCGCGCGCGCGTGGTCGAGGCCGCCGATGACGTAGGGCGTGCGGCCGGAGGCGGCGATTCCCACGACGACGTCGGCAGCGCTCAGTTCGATGGCCTGCAGGTCGGCGACGGCGAACTCGACGGAGTCTTCGGCGTTCTCCACGGCCTCGAACATGGCGGCGCGCCCACCCGCGAGCACCCCCCGCACCTGTCCCGGATCGGTGCCGAAGGTGGGCGGGCACTCCGCGGCATCCAGCACCCCGAGCCGTCCGCTCGTGCCGGCGCCCAGGTAGATGAGCCGGCCGCCGGCGCCGAGGGCGGCGACGGCGAGATCGACCGCACGGGCGATCTGTCCGATCGCGGCGGCGACGGCCACGGGCACGCGGCGATCCTCCTCGTTCATCGCGGTGAGCAGCTCGGTGACGCTCATGGCGTCGAGCGCCCGGGTACGCGGGTTCTGCTGTTCCGTGGTGACGGCGGACACGGGAGCGGTCATGCGGCCTCCTCGTCGGTGGCGGGCCCGTCGCTGCTGCGCGGGCGTGAATGACTATTTCATAATGTCGACAAAATGTGAAGCATGATTTCATGGAACGTGGGAGACTGGCGCAGACCCGGGAGGCGACATGGACGGCGACGTCATCGAGGCGATCCGCACGGCCGTGCCGCGTCTGCGTCCCGCGGAGTCGCGGGTCGGCACGATCGTGCTCCGCGATCCGGATGCCGTCGTCAGCGCGACCGTGGCCGAGCTCGCCGACCATGCCGGCGTCTCTCAGGCCTCGGTCGTGCGCTTCTCCAAGGCGCTCGGCTTCGCCGGTTTTCCGGCGCTGCGGATGCAGTTGGCCCAGGAGCTGTCGCGCAACGCGGCCGACCTGGAACGTTCGGACATCGCCGAAGGACAGCTCAACCCCTCGGACTCACTGTCCGACATGGTCTCCAAGGTCGCCTTCCACGAGGCGCGCACGATCGAGCAGACCGCGCGGCTGATCGACCTCGCGGCGCTGGAGGAGGTCGCCGGGCGCATCGCCGCGGGCGCGCGCGTGATCGCGGTCAGCGTGGGCGCGTCGGGCCTGGCCGCCGGCGACCTGTCGCAGAAGCTCCAGCGCATCGGGGTGAACTGCCTCAACGCCCCCGACACGCATCTGCAGCTCGTTCACGCCGCGCTCGCCGACACGGATGCCGTCGTCATCGCCTTCTCGTTCAGTGGGGGCACCCGCGACGTGCTGCACGCGGTCGAGGTCGCCGCCCGCACAGGAGCCCTGACCGTCGCCGTGACCGGCGACCCCGACTCGGCGCTCGCCGACGCCTGCGACCTCGTGCTGCGCACACCCGCACGGGAGGCGACGCTGCGCGCGGCGGCGCTGGCCAGCCGCATGGCGCAGCTCGCCGTCGTCGACTTCCTCTTCCTGAGGGTCGGGCAGCTGCGTTTCGATGATCTCGGATCGGTGCTGGACGCCACTCGATAGGCCGTGACACCTCAGCATCTGCCGCGGGGCGAGCGCAACTGAGACCGGAGCGCTCTTTCACGGCGCGCGTGCGCGGCTCACAGCCCGCTCCCAGGTAGCCTGACCTGGGCATCGGCCGCCCGTCCCATCCCCCGCCGTTTCGCCGACCGCACCGCCGAAGAAGGAGCACGACCATGCCCATCTGGACTCAGCACGGAGACGGCCGCACCGTCGAGCCCGGCGCCGTCGTCAAGCCGCACGAACGCCTCGGCTGGCCGGCGACCATCGCGATCGGCGCCCAGCACGTGGTCGCCATGTTCGGTGCGACATTCCTCGTGCCGCTGCTCACCGGGTTCCCGGTCTCGACCACGCTGCTGTTCTCCGGTATCGGCACCCTGCTGTTCCTGGTCCTCACCGGCAACCGCCTGCCCAGCTACCTCGGCAGCTCGTTCGCGTTCATCGCGCCGATCCTCGCCCTCGGCCCGGGCGGCGGCAAGGCGCTGGAGACCGGCGAGCAGATCAGTCAGGCCCTGCTCGGCGTGTTCGTCGCCGGCGTGCTGCTGGCCGGCATCGGGTTGCTCGTGCAGGCCACCGGCACCGGCTGGATCGAGAAGCTCATGCCGCCGGTCGTCTCGGGCGCGATCGTCGCACTCATCGGCCTGAACCTCGCCCCCGTGGCGTGGACGAACTTCCAGCAGGACGCGCTGCTCGGCGGCATCACGCTGGCCGCGTGCATCCTCTTCGCGGTGTTCTTCCGTGGGTTCCTGGGCCGCATCTCGATCTTCCTCGGCGTCGTCGTCGGCTATGTCGTGGCCGCGCTGATGGGTCGCGTGAAATGGGACGGCGTCGCGGATGCCGCGTGGGTCGGCCTCCCCCAGTTCCACCTGCCCGCGTTCGGCGACGCGCACGCCTGGGCGATGCTGCCGATGTTCCTGCCCGTCATCCTCGTGCTGATCGCCGAGAACGTGGGCCACGTGCGCGGCGTCGCCACCATGACCGGCGACCCCTCGATCAACAAGCGCACCGGTCGCGCGCTGATCGCCGACGGCCTGGCGACCACCATCGCGGGCTTGGGCGGAGGCTCGGGAACGACCACGTACGGCGAGAACATCGGCGTCATGGCCGCAACCCGTGTGTACTCGACGGCCGCCTACTGGGTCGCCGGCACCGTGGCGATCCTGCTGGCCTTCTCCCCGAAGATCGGCGCAGTGATCTTCGCGATGCCCGCGGGCGTGCTCGGCGGCGTGACGACCGCGCTCTACGGCCTCATCGGCGTCATCGGCATCAAGATCTGGGTCGACAACCAGGTGGACTTCTCCCGCCCGGTCAACCAGTACACGGTCGCCGTGGCCTTCGTCATCGCGATCGCGGGCTTCACGATGAACCTCGGAACGCTCAGCTTCGGCGCCATCGTCCTGGGCACCGTGACCGCTCTCGTCATCTACCACCTCGGCAACGCCATCGCCCGGGCGCGCAAGACCGGCGCGGATGACGGCGGGCCGATCGTGCCCATCGGCCCGCTCGGCGGCGACCCCGAGAACGTCGGCTGACGCTCAGCGCCGGATCGACTGACGAGGGGCGGCGCCGACCGACGCGGCGCCCCGCGGATGCCGGGGTCAGGCGGAGTCGCGGACGATGAGCTCCGTCGGCAGGATCGTCACACGGTCGGGCGTGCCGCCGGAGAGGATCGACAGCAGCATGTCGGCCATGCGCTCCCCCTGCTCGTGGGAGGGCTGGCGCATCGTCGTGAGCTGCGGGCTGACGGTGCGCGCGACGGGCGAGTCGTCGAAGCCCACGATCGCGACGTCCTCGGGAACGCGGATGCCCGCGCGTCCGAGCGCCGCGAGCGCACCGCGAGCCATCAGATCGCTCGCGACGAAGAGCGCGTCGAACTCCACTCCCGTTTCGAGGATCCGCTGCATCGCGGCCGAGCCGCCGTCGGCCGTGAAGTTGCCGTCCTCCTCGGCGACCGGCTCGAGCCCGGCGGCGGAGAGCGCATCGCGAAAGCCCACGAGACGGTCGATGCCGGCCGGCATCGTCACAGGGCCGGCGATCGTCGCGATGCGGCGGAAGCCTCGACCGATCAGATACTCGGTCGCCTCTCGTCCGCCGGCGACGTTGTCGACGTCGACGTAGTAGTCGCGTTCGCGCTCCCGCACGGGACGGCCGCCGTAGACGACCGGCACGACGTGCGCGATGCGGTCGATGAACGTGTCGCTCGTGTGGTGCGAGACGACGATCGCACCGTCGACGGCGCCGCTGCGCACGTATGCCGAGGTCTTGTCACCCGGATCGTCGCTCGCGATGATCAGGTTGAGCACGTACTCCGACCGGCTGAGGCGCGTGTTGATTCCCGACACGACCGAGGCGAAGAACGGGTCGCCGAAGAACCGGGTGGTGTCCTCGGGCACGACGAGTGCGATCGCCATCGTGGCGCGGCTCGCGAGCGAGCGCGCGGCACGGTTGGGCACGTAGTTCAGGTCCGCGATGGCGCGCCGCACCGCTTCCAGAGCCGCCGGGCTCACGGCCGTGGAGCCGTTGACGACGCGGGAGACGGTCGACCGCGACACTCCCGCGGCGGCCGCGACTTCTTCGATCGTCGGGGCGACTCGCGGGGTGTCGATGGTCACGGGCTACCTCTGAAGCGTCGAGATCGGAGCGCCGGGGTGCGGGACGGTCCCGGAGACCGGAACCGCCGCGTCGTCGAGTGCGCGGGCGGCGATGACCCGACGATACTCCAGCGCGCTGTCTTTCGCGGTGCGCACCTGGGTGTCGTAATCGACGTGGACGATCCCGAAGCGCTTGGCATATCCCCAGGCCCATTCGAAGTTGTCCAGGAGCGACCAGTAGAAGTACCCCCGCACGTCCACGCCCGCATCCGCGGCATCGAGGATCGCCTCCAGATGGGCGAGCAGGAACTGCGTGCGCTCGAGGTCGTGCACGCGGGCGACGCCGTCCTCGACGACGAGTTCGTCGTCGTAGGACGCGCCGTTCTCGGTGACGTACAGGGCGGTGCCGGCCGGCTGGGCGTACTCGGCCCAGACGCGCTGCAGCAGACGCGTCAGCCCCTCGGGCTGCACCTCCCAGTGCATGTTGGTGCGCGGCAGACCACGATCGTGCCAGTAGATGCCCTCGTGCGACGGGAAGGGGGATGCCGCGGGCCGGTCGGTCGGCGCGTCGCCCGGCAGCGGTGGCTGCGGGTCGGGTGCGCCACCCACGAACTCGCCGTGGTAGTAGTTCACCCCGAGCGCGTCCAGCGGCTGCGAGATGGTCGCCAGGTCACCCGGCTGGTTCGCCTCGTCGAGGGCGTCGATGGCCTCGGGCGCGACGGCGCGGATGTCCTCGATCACATCGGCGGGGTACGCGCCGCGAAAGATCGGATCGAGGAACCACCGGTTGAACTGCCCGTCGATGCGGCGGGCAGCATCGGCATCCGCGGCATCCGCGGGGTCGACGGCGTCGGCCACGGTGAGATTCAGGGTGATGCCGAGGCGCAGATCGGCGTCGCGCTCACGGAGCTCGCGCACGACCGCGCCATGGCCGAGCATGAGGTGGTGGGCGGCGAGCACGCCATCGGTCGCGCTGTAGCGGCCCGGCGCGTGGATGCCGGCGGTGTAGCTGAGGAACGACGAGCACCAGGGCTCGTTGAGCGTCGTCCAGTTCTGCACCCGGTCGCCCAGCGCGTCGTGAACGCTCAGCGCGTACTCGAGGAACTGCTCGCTCGTGGAACGGACGGTCCAGCCGCCCTTCTCCTCGATCGCCTGCGGCATGTCCCAGTGATACAGCGTGAGCCACGGCAGGATGTCGTTGGCCCGCAGCTCGTCGACCAGGCGCTCGTAGAAGTCGAGCCCCTTGCGGTTGACCGGCCCCCCGTCGGGACGCACCCGCGACCACGAGACCGAGAAGCGATACGTGTCGAGACCGAGGTCCTTCATGAGGGACACGTCGTCGCGGAAGCGGTGGTAGTGATCGCACGCGACATCACCGTTGTCGGCGGCGATCACGGCGCCGGGCACGCGGCTGAACGCGTCCCAGATGGATGCCGTGCGACCGTCCTCGAAAGCAGCGCCTTCGATCTGGTACGCGGCGGTGGCCGCGCCGAAGAGGAAGCCCTCCGGGAAGGAGCGGGAGAACTCTGTCATGAGTCGACCTTTCTGAAGCGGTCGGGCGCTCAGCCCTTGACCGCGCCTTGCATGATGCCACTGACCAGCTGCTTGCCGGCGAACACGAATAGGATCAGCAGCGGAATGGTGGCCAGGAGCACACCCGCGAGCACGATCGAGTAGTCGACGAAGTAGTTGGACTGCAGGAGCGACAGCGCCACAGGGAGCGTCGGGTTCTGCCGGTCGAGAACGATGAACGGCCAGAAGAAGTTGTTCCACGCCGACACGAAGGTGAACAGCGCGAGCATCGCGGCGGCCGGTCGCGCGGCCGGCAGCCCAACGGTCAGGAAGGTGCGGAACGAGCTCGCCCCGTCGACGCGGGCCGCCTCGATCAGCTCGTCGGGCACCGCCTGGCGCAGGTACTGCGTCATCCAGAACACACCGAACGCGCTCACGAGGGCGGGCACGATGATCGCGCCGAGCTGACCGGTCCAGCCCATGTCGCTGAACAGGATGTACAGCGGCACGACGCCGAGCTGGGTGGGGACGGCCATCGTCGCGATGACGAAGACGAGCAGCCAGCTCGATCCCTTGAACGTGAGCTTGGCGAACGCCCAGCCTGCGAGCGTGGAGAAGAAGACGACCGAGATGGCGATCAGGCCGGAGCTGATGATCGAGTTCCACAGGGCCATCCAGAAGTTCACGGCGGGATCGTTCATGACCTTCGCGGCGTTGGCGAAGAAGTTGCCGCCCGGGATCCACGACATGTTGGGGTCGCGGATCGTGTACGAGTCGCCGGATCCGATCAGCAGCGACCAGTAGAAGGGAAAGAGGCTGCCGACGAGCACGGCGGCGAGGCACGCGTAGACGATCCAGCCCGGGCGGGTGCCCTTGACGTGGCGCGGACGACGCTTCTTCTCGCCCCGGCCCGGGGTCGGCAGCGCGTCGTCGACGACGGGGACGGCCTGTTCGTTGAAGACGCTCATCGCGTCACCTCCGCTGATTCGTTCGTGCGACGGGGTTCGGATGCCGCCGCGCGATCGGCGGCGACCGCGGCACGGGCTGCGCGTCGGGCGGCGCGCATCTGTGCCCGGGTGAGGGTGTTGCGGCTTCCTTCGTCGCGCACCAGGTTGCGGGTGATGAAGAGGTTGATGACGCCGATCACCAGGATGATGATGAAGAGGATCCAGGCCAGCGCGGCGGCGCGGCCCAGGTTCCACTGGCCCCAGCCGAGGTCGTAGAGCCAGAGCGAGATCGTCAGCCACTGGTTGTTCGCGCCGCCGGTGCCGGTCTGGTCGTACATGCGCGGCTCGTCGAAGATCTGCAGGCCACCGATGGTGGACGTGATGATGACGAAGATCAGGGTGGGGCGCAGGCTCGGCAGGGTGATCGCGAAGAACTGGCGCACCTTTCCGGCTCCGTCGACGGTCGCGGCCTCGTAGTAGTCGCGCGGGATGGCCTGCATGGCCGCCAGCAGGATGAGGGTGTTGTATCCGGTCCACCGGAAGTTCACCATCGTGGCGATCGCGATGTGGCTGGCGAAGGTGTCGGAATGCCACATGACGGGAGGCAGCCCGATGCTGCTCAGCCAGGTGTTGATGATGCCGTACTGGTCACCGAACATGTTCGAGAAGATCAGGGCCACGGCGACCGGGGCCATGACGTAGGGGACGAGTACGCCCATGCGCCAGAAGGTCTTGGCCCGGATGTTCTGATCCAGCAGCGCCGCGATGAACACGGCGGCGATGAGCTGCGGCACCGACGACAGCAGGAAGATGCTGAAGGTGTTGCGCAGCGCCGCCCAGAACTTCGGGTCGGAGATCACGGTGGCGTACTGGTCGAACCCGACGAACGTGCCGGAGTTTCGCACCAGGTCCCAGTCCATGAAGGAGATCACCGCGGTGTACCCGATCGGGAAGAGCCCGACGACGAGGAACAGGATGAAGAACGGGGAGATGTAGAGGTACGGCGAGAGCTTGAGGTCCCACGAGCTCAGCCGGCTGCCGAAGCCGATCCGTTTCGACTGACGCGCGGCGGTGGCGGCGGTGCCGCGCACGCGCGTGGAGGTTCTGGTGGTGTCCACTCTTCAGTCCTTCGATCTCGTGGTTGAGGCAGGGAGCGGGCCCGGGAGGGTCCCCCGGGCCCGCTGTCACATGTCTGCCGTCGTCCTTACTTGATGGCGGCGACTTCCGTCTGCCACTGCGCCCACGAGGCGGTCTTGTCCTGCGTTCCCTCTTCGACGCGCGTCAGAGCCTTCTGCATCGCGTCGTTGATCTGGAAGTAGAACTGGCCCTTGAAGGGCGACACGGTGACCGCGTTGGCGCGGTCGGTGAGGATCTGGCCCACCGGAGCGTTGTTGAAGAACTCGTTCTTCGAGCTCAGCAGCGTGTCGGACTTCATCGCGTCGACCTGGCTCGGGAACGTGCCGGCCGCCTCGAACGCCTTGAGCTGCGTGTCGGGGCTGGTCAGCCAGTCGGCGAGCTGCTGGGCAGCCGCGACGTTCTTGCCGTTGGCGGGGACGGTGAGGTACGAACCGCCCCAGTTGCCGCCGCCGCCGGGGAAGACGTTGGCGATGTCCCAGCCCTTGACGTCCTTGGCGTTACCGGAGATGACACCGAGCATCCAGCCCGGGCAGAGCATCGTCGCGAACGAGCCGTTGGACAGGCCGGCCATCCAGTCGTCGGACCACTGGCTGAGGTGGGCGGACTGCGTCTTGGCGGCGTCGAGCACCTGGTTGTAGATCGTCTCGACCTGCGGGTCGATGGTGATCTTGCCGTCCGAGGGGTTCTCGTACGCGGCCTCGACCTGGTTGATCATGCCCTGGTAGGTGCCGCCGGCGGAGTCGAAGAACGCCTTGCCGGTCGCGGCGGTGTACTTGGCACCGGTGTCGAAGTAGGTCTTCCAGTCGCCGGTGAGCAGCTTCGCGACCGACTCGCGGTCGGTCGGCAGGCCCGCCGCGGCGAACAGGTCGGAGCGGTAGCAGACGCCCTCGGGGCCGATGTCGGTGCCATAGCCGATGAGGTTGCCCTTGGGGTCGGTGGCGGCCTTGGTCTTCCAGTCCAGCCAGCGGCTCTTCAGGTCGGCGGGAACGGGCGCGAGCAGGTCGGAGTACTTCATGACCTCGGGCAGCCAGTCGACCTCGATGGCCTCGATGTCGGCGAGGCCGGTCTTGCCGAGCTTCTGGAAGTAGTTGGCGCGCGCGTCGTTGCTCGTGGCCGCCTTGTTGTGCACGATCGTGACGTTCGGGTGCTCCTTCGTGTACTCGGCGAACAGGGCGTCCGAGTATCCGAAGTCGTTGAAGGTCGCAACGGTCAGGGTGACCTTCTCGTTGGGGTCGGCCGTGGCTGCTCCGCCGCCGCCACCGGCGCAGCCGGCGAGGACGAGGGCGGAGGTGGTCGCGACGCCGGCCACGAGGCCGATGCGCCGCAGTGCGCGTGTGTTCACGTGTCACTCCTTTGTGGATGTGTTTCAGGTGCGTGGGTTGCGTTCCCGTCTCCCCGCGTTTGCCGCGTCGCTATCGGAATGGGAGCGCTCTCACCGGACACCGACGACGTTATGGGATCGCTCCCAGGAAGGCAAGGGAGCGCTCCCATGAGCCGATCACGGTTGCGTAACGACAGCCGTGGCAAATCGACGGCATCGGCTCCGCTCGGCGTCGTCCCGCCAACGGATGCCGAGGGCCGGATGCCCGTAGACTGAGAGCGACCCCTTCCCTCCCGCGGCGCACCGGCTCCGGCATCCGTCGGCGGGACGACCCCGCGGCCGTCAGGCGGCCCTCAGGAGGACCGAATGCCCACCATCGTCGTCGATGTCATGCCCAAGGCCGAGCTGCTGGACCCGCAGGGCAAGGCCGTCGCCGGCGCCCTCGGCCGCCTCGGTGTGGAGGGCTTCTCGGCCGTCCGCATCGGCAAGCGCTTCGAGCTCACCGTCGACGTCGCCGACGAGAAGACGCTCGAGACGGTGCGCACTCTGGCCGACGAGGTGCTCTCCAACGCGGTGATCGAGGACGTCGTGGGCATCGAGGTCGTCGAATGACCGCACGCATCGGCGTCATCACCTTTCCGGGCTCGCTCGACGACGGCGACGCCCAGCGGGCGATCCGCCTCGCCGGCGCCGAGCCCGTCGCCCTCTGGCATGGGTCGCACGACCTCGAGGGCGTCGACGCGCTCGTGCTGCC
The DNA window shown above is from Microbacterium laevaniformans and carries:
- the purS gene encoding phosphoribosylformylglycinamidine synthase subunit PurS translates to MPTIVVDVMPKAELLDPQGKAVAGALGRLGVEGFSAVRIGKRFELTVDVADEKTLETVRTLADEVLSNAVIEDVVGIEVVE
- a CDS encoding MurR/RpiR family transcriptional regulator, with translation MDGDVIEAIRTAVPRLRPAESRVGTIVLRDPDAVVSATVAELADHAGVSQASVVRFSKALGFAGFPALRMQLAQELSRNAADLERSDIAEGQLNPSDSLSDMVSKVAFHEARTIEQTARLIDLAALEEVAGRIAAGARVIAVSVGASGLAAGDLSQKLQRIGVNCLNAPDTHLQLVHAALADTDAVVIAFSFSGGTRDVLHAVEVAARTGALTVAVTGDPDSALADACDLVLRTPAREATLRAAALASRMAQLAVVDFLFLRVGQLRFDDLGSVLDATR
- a CDS encoding GH1 family beta-glucosidase, producing MTEFSRSFPEGFLFGAATAAYQIEGAAFEDGRTASIWDAFSRVPGAVIAADNGDVACDHYHRFRDDVSLMKDLGLDTYRFSVSWSRVRPDGGPVNRKGLDFYERLVDELRANDILPWLTLYHWDMPQAIEEKGGWTVRSTSEQFLEYALSVHDALGDRVQNWTTLNEPWCSSFLSYTAGIHAPGRYSATDGVLAAHHLMLGHGAVVRELRERDADLRLGITLNLTVADAVDPADAADADAARRIDGQFNRWFLDPIFRGAYPADVIEDIRAVAPEAIDALDEANQPGDLATISQPLDALGVNYYHGEFVGGAPDPQPPLPGDAPTDRPAASPFPSHEGIYWHDRGLPRTNMHWEVQPEGLTRLLQRVWAEYAQPAGTALYVTENGASYDDELVVEDGVARVHDLERTQFLLAHLEAILDAADAGVDVRGYFYWSLLDNFEWAWGYAKRFGIVHVDYDTQVRTAKDSALEYRRVIAARALDDAAVPVSGTVPHPGAPISTLQR
- a CDS encoding carbohydrate ABC transporter permease → MDTTRTSTRVRGTAATAARQSKRIGFGSRLSSWDLKLSPYLYISPFFILFLVVGLFPIGYTAVISFMDWDLVRNSGTFVGFDQYATVISDPKFWAALRNTFSIFLLSSVPQLIAAVFIAALLDQNIRAKTFWRMGVLVPYVMAPVAVALIFSNMFGDQYGIINTWLSSIGLPPVMWHSDTFASHIAIATMVNFRWTGYNTLILLAAMQAIPRDYYEAATVDGAGKVRQFFAITLPSLRPTLIFVIITSTIGGLQIFDEPRMYDQTGTGGANNQWLTISLWLYDLGWGQWNLGRAAALAWILFIIILVIGVINLFITRNLVRDEGSRNTLTRAQMRAARRAARAAVAADRAAASEPRRTNESAEVTR
- a CDS encoding carbohydrate ABC transporter permease; translation: MSVFNEQAVPVVDDALPTPGRGEKKRRPRHVKGTRPGWIVYACLAAVLVGSLFPFYWSLLIGSGDSYTIRDPNMSWIPGGNFFANAAKVMNDPAVNFWMALWNSIISSGLIAISVVFFSTLAGWAFAKLTFKGSSWLLVFVIATMAVPTQLGVVPLYILFSDMGWTGQLGAIIVPALVSAFGVFWMTQYLRQAVPDELIEAARVDGASSFRTFLTVGLPAARPAAAMLALFTFVSAWNNFFWPFIVLDRQNPTLPVALSLLQSNYFVDYSIVLAGVLLATIPLLILFVFAGKQLVSGIMQGAVKG
- a CDS encoding ABC transporter substrate-binding protein, yielding MNTRALRRIGLVAGVATTSALVLAGCAGGGGGAATADPNEKVTLTVATFNDFGYSDALFAEYTKEHPNVTIVHNKAATSNDARANYFQKLGKTGLADIEAIEVDWLPEVMKYSDLLAPVPADLKSRWLDWKTKAATDPKGNLIGYGTDIGPEGVCYRSDLFAAAGLPTDRESVAKLLTGDWKTYFDTGAKYTAATGKAFFDSAGGTYQGMINQVEAAYENPSDGKITIDPQVETIYNQVLDAAKTQSAHLSQWSDDWMAGLSNGSFATMLCPGWMLGVISGNAKDVKGWDIANVFPGGGGNWGGSYLTVPANGKNVAAAQQLADWLTSPDTQLKAFEAAGTFPSQVDAMKSDTLLSSKNEFFNNAPVGQILTDRANAVTVSPFKGQFYFQINDAMQKALTRVEEGTQDKTASWAQWQTEVAAIK
- the murQ gene encoding N-acetylmuramic acid 6-phosphate etherase, with protein sequence MTAPVSAVTTEQQNPRTRALDAMSVTELLTAMNEEDRRVPVAVAAAIGQIARAVDLAVAALGAGGRLIYLGAGTSGRLGVLDAAECPPTFGTDPGQVRGVLAGGRAAMFEAVENAEDSVEFAVADLQAIELSAADVVVGIAASGRTPYVIGGLDHARAIGAATVALAANPNAEISEHADVAIEIDNGPEVLTGSTRLKAGTSQKLVLNMISTATMVRLGKVYGNLMVDVRPTNEKLVDRAVRIVQAATGCDRSRAESALADADGHAKTAIVAVLCGIGAAAARERLADAHGFVRAAIDDAAPAGAAPTDQR
- a CDS encoding LacI family DNA-binding transcriptional regulator: MTIDTPRVAPTIEEVAAAAGVSRSTVSRVVNGSTAVSPAALEAVRRAIADLNYVPNRAARSLASRATMAIALVVPEDTTRFFGDPFFASVVSGINTRLSRSEYVLNLIIASDDPGDKTSAYVRSGAVDGAIVVSHHTSDTFIDRIAHVVPVVYGGRPVRERERDYYVDVDNVAGGREATEYLIGRGFRRIATIAGPVTMPAGIDRLVGFRDALSAAGLEPVAEEDGNFTADGGSAAMQRILETGVEFDALFVASDLMARGALAALGRAGIRVPEDVAIVGFDDSPVARTVSPQLTTMRQPSHEQGERMADMLLSILSGGTPDRVTILPTELIVRDSA
- a CDS encoding uracil-xanthine permease family protein produces the protein MPIWTQHGDGRTVEPGAVVKPHERLGWPATIAIGAQHVVAMFGATFLVPLLTGFPVSTTLLFSGIGTLLFLVLTGNRLPSYLGSSFAFIAPILALGPGGGKALETGEQISQALLGVFVAGVLLAGIGLLVQATGTGWIEKLMPPVVSGAIVALIGLNLAPVAWTNFQQDALLGGITLAACILFAVFFRGFLGRISIFLGVVVGYVVAALMGRVKWDGVADAAWVGLPQFHLPAFGDAHAWAMLPMFLPVILVLIAENVGHVRGVATMTGDPSINKRTGRALIADGLATTIAGLGGGSGTTTYGENIGVMAATRVYSTAAYWVAGTVAILLAFSPKIGAVIFAMPAGVLGGVTTALYGLIGVIGIKIWVDNQVDFSRPVNQYTVAVAFVIAIAGFTMNLGTLSFGAIVLGTVTALVIYHLGNAIARARKTGADDGGPIVPIGPLGGDPENVG